Below is a genomic region from Tursiops truncatus isolate mTurTru1 chromosome 4, mTurTru1.mat.Y, whole genome shotgun sequence.
CGAAGGGAATGTAGTCACAAAACCAGGAGAGGGTAGGCTTTTGAGGAGCAAGTGAGAAATGCTCCAGCAGCAATGAATATATCCCTTTTATGTTCATAACACAGAACGGCTCCTGTTTTGTGAAGAATGGAATGAAAGGATCATTCAACTTCACCCACAGCCCACTTGTAAGCTAAAGGCCTGAGAAATGCATATGTCCTGCCACAGTTTCTTGAGGTTCTCTTCCAACATAACAGCTTTTGTTTACCTGGTGATGTGTAGATCAGCATGGAATCGATGTCCACAGAAATGTTTTAAGATAGCTGCAGAAAGTAGTTCAGCATTGTATGCTTCCACTGTGCAGATGAGAAAATGCAAGTGCACAGAAGCTAAAAGGCTTTTCCAAGTCAATATAGGCCTAAGATCAAGATAGCATCCCTGccccgcctctctctctctctctctctctctctctctctctctcagcatcCCTGTCTACTTATTCAAAGGCTACTTTTCATTTGGCACCTAGCTCATGTCTGTTGGGAGAAAGCTATCATCAGAAGTTTTTGGACCACCAAACCCCAGGGATGGGCTGGAAGCATCGCCACCTCTCTTTATCCACAGGCACGACACTTCGCTTGGATGTCtgggatggatggaaggaatTTCTGATGGGCTGTCTCCTCGGACAAAAACTTGAAGTCCAACGCTATTTATCAAATGAAGGAACAGTACTCAAGTATgagataaagcaaatgctaaactaattaatttttgctaAACTTTCATAGGAACTTGAGTCTGCAATTCACTCTAGCTGGGGTGCTGCTCCAAGGGAGTTCCCTTGAGACATTTTTACTGAGATATTTGCTCGAATAAGATAGCAGGGATGCCACCAGGGCTGACAGCCTTTGGTGATGTATTGTAATTCAGGTAGACTTTCATCAGGAAACACTATCTAAATGCACGACTTCAGTTTGGTTTGGATATTAGACTTTTATCGGCAGTTTTTAAAGGATATCAGAATAAGTGCCTTGCCACTCTCACATTCAATTATTCTAAAAACCACTAATTGCTTATTGATTGGCTGAAAATATTGCCTACCTCTTCCTAAGCTATCATGTAACTTTTCAAATCCCATCTAATTCACACATGCATACTTTTGCCATACATGAAGTGTAACACATGCTGCTGGGGCAGTGGAGGAGGGTAGGCTCAGAGAAGCAGGTGGACATTTTAACATATCTCTGCAGCCAGCAGCTTCCCAGGTGCATAAACTGCATTACCCTTTAGGTTTTAATTCAGTGGTATTTAGAACAGTGCCCCCTTGTGGTGATTTAGTCATACTTTACAGAAGCACACACGCTCAGCAGGAGCTCTAAGGGCTCTGTGAAGTGACAGATTGGAAAACCAGCTTttgcaattttataaaatatttaaacatttaaaattaatttatattgggGGATAATTataattctctcttttctttctttgctctgaatCCAAAGAAATAGCTGttgcattttacttttaatagtGCATACTTACTGAGTACTTTGTAGCATTGTGTTATATTTATTAACTAATTTTATACTTATAACACTTTTATGAGATGAAtactattttatcttattttacagataaggaaactgacttAGGAAAtctgcccaatgtcacacagctagcaagggCACAACTGGGTTTTAGATCCCCACAATTTAATAAACTCTAGTGCTCATGTACTTAACCATTTCCACttaatctttaaataaaatctaagAGCTCAGAGAATATAAACACGATATGCATATGATCAGAATGAAAAGCTCCTTTTATTCCTCCACCCAATCAACAATGTATGTACTATGTACTATGAAAGCAATAAACAAGATATGGTCCCTGTCTTTAGCAAATTTATAGTCCAGTAggggaaacagaaaacaagtaatcGATTCCTGGAGAAACAGAACTGCAAAATGTCTGGGAGTACAAACTCCAGTGCTTGTCTACCTAGGTTCAAAGCCCCACCCTCTCAGTGTTTAGTCGTGTAAACTTAAGCAAGTAGTCATCCTGTACCTccgtttcctcttctataaaatggggaaaataatagtacctatctcatagaaCTATGTTAGAGATTAAATGAGCTAGTATTATAAGGAACTTAGAGGGccacctggcacatggtaaggaGGATACAAATGTTAGGTGTCGCTGTTACCATTCAGTGTGAAAATTGTTATGACATGGGCATTGTGCAAGAAGATATGGGAATGTGTAGTACGGACAACTGTAGGGGATCAGGTAAAGCACCCCGAGAAAGGGACTTGAAGGGCTGATACTCAGGTAAACAGTAGGGAGAAGAATAAAAATGTCTCAAAACAGATGGAACCACACGTACAAAGACCCAGGGGGCAAGAGAATGGattcaaagaactgaaagaagttCCACATGGTAGATGATAGAGTAAGAGGAAGCTAGTGGCCAGGGGCTGGAAAGATAAGAAGAGGCCAGCTCATGCAGGCCCCTGTAGGAATGTGAAGGATTTGCATTTTATCGTTTAAATGTTGGGAAGACATTGAAGGCCATGATGAGATCTGCATTTTAGAATATTGGCTCTGACTGCAATGTGGGGAATAGAGGCCGACAGGGAGACAGGAAAATAGTCCAAAGCAAACGGCAGCCTGAGCTAGGCTTATGACAGCAGAGGTGGGGCTAAGAGGACAGACTGGGAAAAGATCACTTAGGAGGCAGAATCAACCAGTCTTGGTAACAAGAGTGCTCTAGTTCCCACAACATGCGTGTTGAGGATGAAAGCAAAGTCCAGTTAGTCCATGCAGGAGGGGCTCTTCTCCCCAAATCAAATTCAGAGTTGCTGATCTGCACTAGTGAATTTCAGACGAAATTGATATGTGAACCAAAAGGCCAGCATATTAATGTATAACTCTAATTAGTTATAATCTGTCAGAGGGTCCTAGAAACCCACATGTTCTGGGCAGACCATCTCTCTTAAACAGGAAAATTACACGGGATGCCACATACACCTGAAAATTATGGTGTGGTGAGCACGCAGTCAGAGACGGGAGAGTTAGTTATACGCAGATTTTGGACGATACCAGCTAGCTGGCCTCCATCTCTACCATGGGGTCACAGAGAGCCTTGCCCAAGTAAATCCTGGACGAAACCTGATGGAACCCTGTCTAGCTTTGCCTCCCTAATTCTTATTTCTCTGTATAGTCTTCACCCATCATTCAATTTGTGCCTGATGGGGAATTGGAAGGATGGGGATGGcaggaaggccagtgtggctataGTTCAGTGAAAGAGAAGGGGAGTGGTAGGAAgtgaggcaggagctggggcAGGGTCCAGGTGACAGGTGCCCTGAAGGCCAAGATGAGGAGTTAGAATTTCAATTACAGCCGGAAGCTACTAGAGGGTTTGGAAGAGAGCATAGGCCACCTCCAACATATGGAATAAAAAGACTGCTTAGCACTGCATGAGGAAAAGCCCGTAGGGGGATAAGAGGAGGTGTTAGAAAAGACGAAGCAAACAAACTTACAAAGCATTCAAATTTCTGAAATGTACTGAATTCCTTCCTGTGCTTCCCCAGTGAATATAAAGCTTGATATTTATCTTGAGCATTAGATTTTCGTAAGGAAAACACTGCTCCAAGGAAACCAGTTTGAATTATTTATATGTACACAACAGGACAATGTGTATAAGCAGGACCTGTGCAGTTTAACCTGTGTATTACTATAGaccttttctgaaaatattttttaaagttaggaaggtaaaagtaaggaagaaataaatattttaactagaATGTTTTGTGGGTATTTAGTGTAACTACCTTTGCCTGTTTGCTGACTTACTAAACAGCCCCATTCTCGCTTGTTTCATGCATTCAGGTATCAGAAAAGGGTTGCCCTGTACATCGCCGCCTTTTACAGGCACACTGAGCTCACTGAATGGGCCCTGAAGCAGGGTGTGCGGCCCCACGAGATGGTCGGCGTGCACCCCTACCGAGCTTGGTGCCATGAAGCCCTTCACGCAGATGTCTCTAAATGCCCCATTCATGCAGCCGCAGAAGCGGGCCAACTGTTGATTCTGAAGGCTTTTGTCAACTGCAGCGTGCTGTGCCTGGAATGCAAAAACGCAGCGGGACAAACTCCCCTTACCATTGCGTTCAAACACAAGCATGAAGACTGCGTATTATATTTACTGAGTAAAATGTGGTCCActgtttcttttctgaaaatctcAGTCCCCATGAggatttatattaaattaaaacaatgggTACTCAGAGCTCAGAGTCACAACCTTAATAAAAGCCAGCTTTGCGGAGCAAGGGTCTTTGGAGCAAAAGTTGGAGACGTTGTGATGGTGGATGGTTTCACCAAACCCAAAATGACCTCCAAGAGCTGGCATAAGGCTGAGAACAAGGACTCACAAGGCACTGTGGGCAAACTACCGCCTCTCAGGGAGCAAACTGTAAGCAGGAAACGTGTCAATCCTGTGGCAACTTCACAGCAGGACACAAGAGAACAAACACTCAAATTTCCTCCGCTGGTAGATGCAAATACGTTCTTTGaattacaaaaacaacaaaatcggAAAAAAATTACTGCCACagctaggaaaaaagaaaagctcataaaaaatacatatctcCCCCAAGTCCCCCTCCCTCCAGTTTCAAGAGTGAGCTATTCACACCCATCTTTTTACTATGCAACACCCAGTGCCAACTTTTTACTCAGATCCTCCTTTGCATCTTTCTCAGAGCACAGTGGAAGGACTCCAAGGGAGAATGCCATCTACTACTTAGCCGTGGCCAGGTAAGGTTTTCTCATCAAACAAACAAGGATAAACCTTTAATAGGGCAGGTCTAGGGGAGGAATGGTCTATGAAGCCATTACACTACCATGCCACGTAGTATAACACAGGTTTTTCCTGTGCATCAGTACCCAGCTTCAAGGACCTAGCCTTGTTCTAGGACAAAATGAACTGATTTTATTGGCCAATCCATGTAGTATTCTACTTGTCAAATTTTCAGGAAGAAAGGAGTAGTATCAATTAACAAGgtcacttgttttttttaaaaaaaaagtaaaaggaattgTTAATTATAATTAAAGGGATAAGGGGGAAACTTGAAATCTGGGAGACATCAAAAGTGTCATGGAAGCCTGGATGGTAAtgaaagtggaaggaaagaaaagaacaatttaaTGACAAACTGAATCAAAAAAACTTCAGTTGATTTATAGACAAGAAATACAGGCCGGGGGAGAGCTGTATTGGATAGGGTGATAGAATTGATATTAATATTTAAGGtaagtttaaaaagtaatatattatCACATTTAAAGATATAAACAAGTGGGTTGGAAGTGGACTTTTTGGTCACattcatttcataaaataaaattttatatattggtCATCAGATTTCACTGAAAACACTACTCTGATTAGATCTCAAGATAAATACTTATGAGGTATTATTGGGTGCCAGCATTACAGTGAAAATATAGATTTATGAACGGTTTTTCCCCTTACTCGATataatgagaaggaaagaaacaataaagctAGATTGTTTTAGTTGCCTTTCTGTATTGGTCTTTATTTCAGATCTACTTTATTTCAGCTAGGTTGCTGCCACCTAGTGGTGAGAATAATTGCCATGGTGGTGAGCTATAAAACGCAAACTTCAGCATACAGCATGATGAGGttgagaaaagatgaagaaactgcttAACAGCTTCAATCTTTGTAATTTATGAGATATCTCTGACTAGAATGTATAAAAAGATAatctaaaattatagaaaaagaccagaaaattattaattgaaaaattatataatccATCTTAAAATCAGCCTGTAAACGTAAGGAAATACTGATCAGTTTTATCAAAAGATGCACattcaaaatgattttattttttaaacatccaaAAAAATGCTTATTATGGCCCAGTGCAGTGCTAGGCACAATGGAAATGTGCAAAAGTATCTGTGGTTAAGGTGGCCATGTATGTGGTTTTGGGTGAAAGGCTGCCAGTGTCTATTGTGTGTGGTGCTTTCTTGGGGAGGAACTGAGTTGTGATATATAGAGTTAAATGCATAAAAAGCACTAATCTCACATGTATggctttttgaattttatttttttaatttatttattttttatttatttggctgtgtcaggtcttagttgctcaGGCtgactctgtagttgtggctcgcaggctccttagttgtggctcgccagctccgTAATtgggcatgtgggctccttagttgtgacacgcaaactcttagttgcagcacgcgtgtgagatctagttcccggacctgggatcgaacctgggccacctgcattgggagcatggagtcttaaccactgctccaccagggaagtccctgaatttttatatttgcatacATGCATGTAACAACCACTCAGATCAATTGCAAAATATTTCTAGCACCCCAAAAAAGTTCCTTCATGCTCCTTGCCAGTCAATGACCCCTCCCAGATATAACCATTATTCTGATCTCTATCAATGAGATTAGTTTTGCCCCTTCTTGACTTTCATATAAAGGGCACCATATGTTATGTATCTTTCATGTCTGGCTTTTTTGTGCAACAAATTGTCtatgagattcattcatgtttttgCATGTATTGATTCTTCTTATTTCTGTGTAGCATTCCAATTCTATGTAGTATTCCACATCTCTATCCAATCTCCTATTGAGGGGCATTTGAGTTGTAACTAATTTGGGGCTATTTTGAATAACACTCTATGATTATTCTTGTATATAAGTTTGGTGGACATTTGCATTCATTTCACTTGACTCTATAACTAGGAATGGAATTGTTAGGTCATAGGGTTAGCTTTAGTAAACACTTCCACACAGTTTTCCCAAGAGGTTACATTAGTGTGCTGTTTTGCAGGTACACTTCATAAGTATTGGAGTTATCAAGGGGAAGCAATTTCAAGGTTGAGAAGGGACTTGGTGGGGAAAacatttcattcaacaaagagGTTAGtgcagggaattctctggcggtccagtggttaggactccctgcttccactgtaGCGGGCAAGGGTTTGCTCATAGGAGGAGGGGTGGTCAGTCTGATTGTTCACTTCCTCTGGCAAAGTTACTCCTAGCAAATCTTTCCAACtatattgtttctcttttcccagtgcttttctcttccctctatTTGTATTCTCTACTGCCTTCCCATCTGTTTTCTCCCCTTTCCACTGCATCTATCCCAGGATCTGTCCCACATCCCTCTACTGGTGGGCTGTGGAGGGATGGGGGGACCTGCACGCCTCATGGGCCTGCAGGGCTCTTTCTGACCTGGCTCATTGTCCCCTCAAAGGAGTCATGAAAGCACCCATGTCCACCTGAAGTCACCAGTCAAGCCAGGCAGCTAGGTGGTCTGAGCACTTACCACTAAAGGACCAGTACAGCTCTTGTGCCAAAACGTAAGGAGCGGACATGCGCTATCCTGAAGGCTGGGCCCACCATCATCAAGGTAGTATCATAGCCAGGAGATGGGGAAGGACCTAACTAATCCTTCCTGGTGCTAACCTGGGGGAATTGGGTCAGGGTGGATCCATCGGATGCTGCCGGTTGTGTGGGAAGGGTGACCTCCCAAACCAGGACCCCAGACGTCTCATCTGGTGTCACGTGAGAGCACTTGCTGGAACTCCACCTTTAGATTCACGAAAATATACCTGTGAGGGTTGACTCAGAGTATTGCTGCAGTTAGCTCAGATCCAGTGCTGGGTTGGTGCATGTGGCTGGTGTGGAGATGATAGTAACTCAGGCCAGATTGAGTCTCATTCCCCAGAAGATGGTGTCAGCTTTATACAGATCAAAGAATATTTACAAGGTGTGTCTAGAAAACTGTCGTCCTTACTGCTTATTGTCTGATTCCAGTGAGGCTGATGCAACTTGGAAGTCCAGCTTAGTAGAGATTCAGGTATGGAGGATTGGTCCAGAAGCTTCAGTGTCCTGAGTGCACTGAGAATAGGTGACAGTCCCCAGTGGTGACTCTGATGGGCTCCCACGCTCCTGATAAAAGTAGAGCTctctgtgttgttttgttttgtttcgcttTGATGAAAAGTACCAAGGATGGGGCAGGGGACCCTTGCCACAAGTTTAAACCACTGTGGTTGATGAGGGTGTTTGCCTCAGCCTTGGAAGGTGAATACAGGGAATAAACCTGCTTGGCCTGGTCATGCCCCCAACCTCACTCTTGATACAGGAGTAACTCCTCCCCAAACTCCTTTTGATAAGCGCTCTATTTGTTGGGGATTGTAGGAGCAAAGGAGAGTCTGAGGGGAGatgaaaacaaatgaggaggCAGAGAAGAAGTCTGTTTGGCCTGAAGGCAGCGTTGGTGCAGAGCAGAAAGCTGGGCAATGtaatattttcccttaaaaaaagaattttaagggacttccctggtggcgtagtggatgagactccacactcccaatgcagggtgcccaggttcgatccctgggcagggaactagatcccacatgcatgccacaactaagagttcacatgccacaactaaggagcctgtgagccacaactaaggagcaggtgagccacaagtaaggagcccacctgccacaactaaggagcccaggtgctgcaactaaggagcccacctgccacaactaagaccctatgcaaccaaataaatatatttttaaaaagaattttaattagaaaatacagtAATATGTGCTTTCTGGGAAGCATCCGAACAACATGGGAATGTATAAAGTAACCATGAAAGTCTCCATCCATCCTCCagccccactcctctcccctctcaTGAATCCCATCCGTCTCCCCAGAAGGCATCATTATTACTATTTGTAGTCTCCTAGAACTTTTCCATGTATCTCAATATATGTATGTGagatatgtatgtgtgcatgcccTTTTCATCCTAAAAGGGATTTTACTGCATTTATGTTCCcaaatatatatatctcttagACATAACCATCAAATCTTTCTATGCTAGGGAGAAGGAACTACCTtgtcctttttaatggctgcctaGTATTCCACTGCATCCATGTATAAT
It encodes:
- the ANKUB1 gene encoding protein ANKUB1, which codes for MRIFIAFEGSFEPFDISADETVEAVKLMIKDYFHIPLSEDEQARRYLELMYAGAALKDSWSLTDVGISFCSTLKCFVKEEEKPTLCLFSAVTQETMPIMESISLLGKKVSGKKKKKKVSDLRTLIALRCGFPVSVFCLRTPEGLEMYDCNTLRDYQTDLGTTLRLDVWDGWKEFLMGCLLGQKLEVQRYLSNEGTVLKYQKRVALYIAAFYRHTELTEWALKQGVRPHEMVGVHPYRAWCHEALHADVSKCPIHAAAEAGQLLILKAFVNCSVLCLECKNAAGQTPLTIAFKHKHEDCVLYLLSKMWSTVSFLKISVPMRIYIKLKQWVLRAQSHNLNKSQLCGARVFGAKVGDVVMVDGFTKPKMTSKSWHKAENKDSQGTVGKLPPLREQTVSRKRVNPVATSQQDTREQTLKFPPLVDANTFFELQKQQNRKKITATARKKEKLIKNTYLPQVPLPPVSRVSYSHPSFYYATPSANFLLRSSFASFSEHSGRTPRENAIYYLAVASAFKEKRQFQQLGIARVLAKKSISNLTTQGGLTACENPPEILL